Proteins co-encoded in one Halodesulfovibrio marinisediminis DSM 17456 genomic window:
- a CDS encoding malic enzyme-like NAD(P)-binding protein, translating to MALFTKEEALAYHEAPRRGKTEVIPAKPCNSQKDLSMAYSPGVAEACLAIKDNPETAALYTGRSNLVAVVSDGSAVLGLGNIGPLAGKPVMEGKGVLFKTFADIDVFDINLSVKSAEQLIEITKAMEPTFGGINLEDIKAPECFHIEETLKKEMNIPVFHDDQHGTAVISGAGIINACEITGRNIEDLKVVVVGAGAAGIACSKFYVELGVKRENIFMFDSRGLIHQGREGLNKYKAEFAQDKDYGDLAECLKGADCFLGLSVKDLLTKEMIKSMAPSPIIFAMANPDPEIPYDDAKEAVPTCIMGTGRSDFPNQVNNVSGFPYIFRGALDVGATEINEAMKVAAAKALAALAKEPVPAEVCKMYNVESLEYGLNYVIPKPLDPRILEWEVPAVAQAAMDTGVATAPIEDMEAYRKSLRERITASRNRVATFISSYEDNSIKE from the coding sequence ATGGCTTTGTTTACTAAAGAAGAAGCACTTGCATATCACGAAGCACCTCGGAGAGGTAAAACCGAAGTTATTCCGGCAAAACCGTGTAACTCTCAAAAAGATCTTTCCATGGCCTACTCCCCTGGTGTTGCAGAAGCCTGTCTGGCAATTAAAGACAATCCAGAAACAGCAGCCCTCTACACAGGACGCTCCAACCTTGTTGCGGTTGTTTCTGACGGCTCTGCTGTTCTTGGTCTCGGAAACATCGGGCCACTGGCAGGCAAACCGGTAATGGAAGGTAAAGGTGTTCTCTTTAAGACATTCGCTGACATTGATGTTTTTGACATCAACCTTTCTGTTAAGAGTGCAGAGCAGCTTATTGAAATCACAAAAGCAATGGAGCCAACCTTCGGCGGTATCAACCTTGAAGACATCAAGGCTCCAGAGTGTTTCCACATTGAAGAAACTTTAAAAAAAGAAATGAATATCCCTGTATTCCATGATGACCAGCATGGTACAGCGGTTATTTCCGGTGCAGGTATCATTAACGCTTGTGAAATCACAGGCCGCAACATCGAAGACCTTAAGGTGGTGGTTGTAGGAGCAGGTGCTGCCGGTATCGCATGTTCCAAATTTTACGTTGAACTTGGAGTAAAACGCGAAAATATTTTTATGTTCGACTCCCGCGGTCTTATCCATCAAGGCCGAGAAGGATTAAACAAATACAAAGCGGAATTCGCTCAAGACAAAGACTATGGCGATCTTGCAGAATGTCTTAAAGGGGCAGATTGTTTCCTAGGCCTGTCAGTAAAAGACCTGCTCACCAAAGAAATGATAAAGTCCATGGCTCCAAGCCCTATTATCTTTGCAATGGCTAACCCTGACCCGGAAATTCCATACGATGATGCTAAAGAGGCAGTTCCAACCTGCATCATGGGAACAGGACGCTCCGACTTCCCGAATCAGGTAAACAACGTATCCGGCTTCCCGTACATCTTCCGCGGAGCACTTGACGTTGGCGCAACAGAGATCAACGAAGCAATGAAAGTTGCAGCAGCAAAAGCACTGGCAGCCCTTGCTAAAGAACCTGTTCCAGCTGAAGTGTGTAAAATGTACAATGTTGAAAGCTTAGAATACGGTCTCAATTACGTCATCCCTAAACCTCTTGATCCCCGTATCCTTGAATGGGAAGTCCCTGCTGTAGCACAGGCAGCAATGGACACAGGCGTTGCAACCGCCCCTATCGAGGATATGGAAGCATATCGCAAGTCCCTGCGTGAAAGAATAACCGCTTCACGCAACCGTGTGGCCACGTTTATCTCCAGCTACGAAGACAACTCCATCAAAGAATAG
- a CDS encoding 2-hydroxycarboxylate transporter family protein, with protein MSTATTLTTTAPSSILDYKIMGLPLGLFTILTVVVMSATYLGALPGGMVGAFPIMMILGAILNEIGDNTPIIKDYLGGGPILIIFGSAALVGYGILPEKTAAIITSFMKKESFLSFYIAALICGSILGMDRKLLIKAAVRYLPVILGGVITALLLCGVAGMLMGFGFEEAVLYIALPIMGGGMGAGAVPLSQIFGSTLNMDVGTMLSKMVPALALGNAIAIVCAGLLHRLGAVIPGISGHGKLLKKQEAESEDSAEGVDAIDYKAMGIGLLLATTFFVWGKLLGKYIPIHSYALMILSVGLVKTLGILPRKFEVCAFQWFRFVMVSLTPALLLGIGVAYTNIQQVIDALTIQYVILVAMTVIGSIIGSGFIGMLLGFYPVEAAITGGLCMANMGGTGDVAVLSASKRMQLMPFAQISSRIGGAFMLILATALLKMFM; from the coding sequence ATGAGCACTGCCACAACTCTAACAACCACTGCACCAAGCTCCATTCTTGATTACAAAATCATGGGGCTTCCTCTAGGGCTGTTTACCATCTTAACTGTAGTCGTCATGAGCGCTACCTACTTAGGAGCACTCCCGGGCGGCATGGTCGGAGCGTTTCCGATTATGATGATTTTAGGCGCCATCCTTAACGAGATTGGAGACAATACTCCGATTATTAAAGACTATCTCGGCGGTGGCCCTATCCTGATTATTTTTGGCTCTGCAGCACTTGTAGGCTACGGAATTCTTCCGGAAAAAACCGCAGCCATCATCACAAGCTTCATGAAGAAAGAAAGCTTCTTAAGCTTCTACATTGCCGCGTTAATCTGTGGCTCAATCCTTGGTATGGATAGAAAACTGCTCATCAAAGCAGCTGTCCGCTACCTGCCTGTTATTCTAGGTGGTGTTATTACCGCGCTTCTTCTTTGCGGTGTTGCAGGTATGCTTATGGGATTTGGTTTTGAAGAGGCTGTCTTATACATCGCACTTCCAATTATGGGTGGCGGCATGGGTGCCGGCGCTGTTCCACTTTCCCAAATTTTCGGTTCAACATTGAATATGGATGTTGGAACCATGCTCTCCAAAATGGTTCCTGCTCTTGCACTGGGTAACGCTATTGCTATCGTCTGTGCAGGCTTGTTGCATCGCCTTGGTGCTGTTATTCCAGGCATTTCTGGCCACGGCAAGCTGCTTAAGAAACAAGAGGCCGAGTCAGAAGACTCAGCAGAAGGCGTTGATGCCATCGACTACAAGGCAATGGGAATCGGGCTTCTTTTAGCAACCACATTCTTCGTATGGGGCAAGCTGCTTGGCAAATACATCCCAATCCACTCTTACGCACTTATGATCCTCTCTGTAGGTCTGGTAAAAACACTGGGCATCCTGCCTCGCAAATTTGAAGTCTGCGCATTCCAGTGGTTCCGCTTTGTAATGGTAAGCCTCACCCCTGCACTGCTTCTGGGAATCGGCGTTGCATACACCAACATCCAGCAAGTAATCGACGCCCTCACCATTCAGTATGTAATCCTCGTTGCCATGACTGTAATCGGCTCAATTATCGGCTCCGGCTTCATAGGCATGCTACTTGGCTTCTACCCTGTTGAGGCAGCAATCACAGGGGGTCTCTGCATGGCGAACATGGGTGGTACCGGTGACGTAGCAGTACTTTCCGCATCAAAACGTATGCAGCTTATGCCGTTCGCACAGATCTCTTCCCGTATTGGCGGAGCGTTCATGCTGATTCTGGCAACAGCACTGCTAAAAATGTTTATGTAA
- a CDS encoding sigma-54-dependent transcriptional regulator — MALVLIIDDDPSISYTLSRAAQRQGHTVTFARTLHEGKQKSAEQEFAVVFLDVRLPDGNGLTLLPRLKAQTPSPEVIIITGAGEPEDAAKAIADGAWEYIQKSDSIHQITVTLERALRYREKRLSSPQETALPLQRENIVGDSPALRRALATVEQYAASDVNVLITGETGVGKEMFARAIHENSNRRHHPFIVVDCAALPDTLAEGILYGYTKGAFTGAARESTGLVMQADGGTLFLDEVGELSLEVQKKFLRILQEHTVRPIGSTKELHSNFRMIAATNRNLETMAEEGTFRSDLLFRIKALHLPLPSLMERKEDIRLLVNKFIDTLCRQYRIPPKKVDPELLEVLESYNWPGNVRELRHAIDHAVSAARNEPLLFSQHIPQTIRISVAKQRVSQTPVRLAPLPERKEDLPPLSEYRAEGYRRLEEQYLKDLMLLTEGNIKDACAISELSRSRLYALLKEHGVLQSKTPEST, encoded by the coding sequence ATGGCCTTAGTTCTTATTATCGATGACGATCCTTCTATCAGCTACACCCTTTCCAGAGCGGCGCAACGTCAAGGGCATACTGTTACTTTTGCCCGCACACTCCATGAAGGGAAACAAAAATCCGCTGAGCAGGAATTTGCAGTAGTCTTTCTTGATGTTCGTCTTCCAGACGGCAATGGCCTTACGTTACTCCCCAGATTGAAGGCACAGACGCCTTCACCGGAAGTCATCATCATTACCGGCGCCGGTGAACCGGAAGATGCAGCAAAAGCTATTGCTGATGGTGCATGGGAATACATCCAGAAAAGCGATTCTATCCACCAGATCACTGTCACCCTTGAACGGGCATTACGCTATCGGGAAAAACGCCTTTCTTCGCCTCAAGAAACCGCACTTCCCTTACAGCGGGAAAATATTGTCGGAGACAGCCCTGCGTTACGCCGCGCACTTGCCACTGTAGAACAATATGCCGCCAGTGATGTTAATGTCCTCATTACTGGAGAAACTGGGGTCGGCAAAGAAATGTTTGCCCGAGCCATCCACGAAAACAGCAACCGACGCCACCACCCCTTTATTGTTGTTGATTGCGCAGCTCTTCCAGACACTCTGGCAGAAGGTATTCTGTACGGCTATACAAAAGGGGCATTCACAGGGGCTGCACGGGAAAGCACCGGCCTAGTTATGCAAGCAGACGGCGGAACGCTCTTCCTTGATGAGGTTGGTGAGCTTTCGCTGGAAGTACAAAAAAAGTTTTTACGCATCCTTCAGGAACACACAGTCAGGCCGATAGGCAGCACCAAAGAGCTTCATAGCAACTTCAGAATGATTGCCGCTACAAACCGTAATCTGGAGACAATGGCAGAAGAGGGTACATTTAGAAGCGACCTCCTTTTCCGTATTAAAGCACTCCATCTTCCACTTCCTTCTCTTATGGAACGTAAGGAAGATATCCGCCTGCTGGTAAACAAGTTCATCGACACCCTTTGTCGGCAATATCGCATTCCACCTAAGAAAGTTGATCCGGAACTGCTTGAAGTTCTCGAATCATATAACTGGCCAGGAAATGTCCGCGAGTTACGCCACGCCATTGATCATGCGGTTTCTGCCGCGCGCAACGAGCCGCTCCTTTTTTCACAACACATTCCTCAAACGATACGTATTTCTGTAGCTAAACAGAGGGTTAGCCAAACTCCTGTACGCCTTGCCCCGCTACCGGAAAGAAAAGAAGACCTTCCTCCTCTGAGCGAATACCGTGCAGAAGGCTACCGAAGGCTGGAAGAACAATACCTGAAAGACCTCATGCTTCTCACAGAAGGCAACATCAAAGATGCCTGCGCCATCTCCGAATTATCCCGCTCAAGACTCTATGCTTTACTCAAAGAACACGGAGTCCTGCAAAGCAAGACACCAGAGAGCACATAA
- a CDS encoding ABC transporter substrate binding protein — MRSLLSFLMMLLLCISILSPQPSVAANKAATVLVLNSYHMGYLWGESVLEGIRDKLNQAKIPLKVHYEFMDTKQYSPAEIFPILDKLYSTKYKNTRFDAIIASDNNALDFLVRYRDKLFPNVPVAFCGVTRFSPQMLKGKSGFTGVAEEADIKETIELALTLFPQTRHLALVSGGVTTSSKNNLEQAKELAPLFADRLSFIELTKLNPPELQEKLTNLPERTAILYLSYYRTPDGSVLSVPESTSLVATSSGLPVFSPWQYTMGHGVLGGKMVSGIQQGQDAAQLALDILKGVPIADLPVIRRQQNEYIFDYRQLKKFKIPQNILPHSAKILFEPQTLFYKYKTLILIAIGCFLWLSITILVLLRMLREKNETTELLKREEERLESLLKLNEQEKNSADELVLFSLEKVRNLLNATTAVYLTITPEQKVDRYCISKDQNTSWHSLPEPLRINDLVSPWEKLVQREQTARLQAENSRTPVVWPLGMNKFKNSIALPIWEREQLRALIILGDDTVTFSKSDERQLTLMMQGVTNLIQKRRAREREAQLAAELRHSQKMEALGTVAGGIAHDFNNIIGAISSCCELALDDVPRDNPAHEDIKQALKAAYRGKQIIGQIRRFSSRTEVATEIISLPALTEECIQLLQTLLPSTIEIKFSSKAEHGGMLLADAGELHQVIMNLCLNADHAMFGMQGILTINIEEVDVTEENDNVPHELPNGQYLCLSVSDTGIGIPEELLPRIFDPFFTTKKDKGGTGLGLSTVHGIIKKYGGTVTVESKSNVETTFRVYLPEVAADSCAWSPEAEQPSTQGTEHILVVDDDEEMLYSVHKFLMRQGYTVTAQQSSAEALKRIQSNPTEFDLLLADQIMPELTGLELASAISTVAPDLRVIIYSGFEGSNVELFMQESDKIGISAFLAKPFRNSDLGNLIRNVLDSQQDGAPWP, encoded by the coding sequence ATGCGTAGCTTACTATCCTTTTTAATGATGCTTTTATTATGCATTAGTATCCTCTCTCCCCAGCCTTCCGTTGCCGCTAATAAGGCAGCCACAGTACTCGTTCTTAACTCATATCACATGGGATACCTGTGGGGAGAATCTGTACTGGAAGGTATTCGGGATAAGCTTAATCAAGCTAAAATTCCATTAAAAGTCCACTACGAGTTCATGGACACTAAGCAATATAGTCCTGCTGAAATTTTCCCCATTCTCGACAAGCTCTACTCTACAAAATACAAAAACACCCGTTTTGATGCCATCATCGCTTCCGATAACAATGCGCTAGACTTTCTTGTACGCTATAGAGATAAGCTCTTTCCAAATGTGCCTGTCGCCTTCTGCGGAGTGACCCGATTCTCTCCACAAATGCTTAAAGGTAAATCCGGATTTACAGGCGTCGCAGAAGAAGCTGACATTAAAGAAACAATAGAGCTCGCACTGACTCTATTTCCTCAAACACGGCACCTCGCACTCGTAAGTGGCGGCGTCACAACATCCAGCAAGAACAACTTGGAGCAAGCAAAAGAGCTTGCTCCTCTATTTGCAGACAGACTATCTTTTATCGAACTGACCAAGCTGAATCCACCAGAACTTCAGGAAAAACTCACGAACCTCCCTGAGCGAACTGCTATATTGTATCTTTCCTATTACCGTACTCCAGATGGATCGGTACTTAGTGTTCCGGAAAGTACATCACTTGTAGCAACTTCAAGTGGCCTTCCTGTATTCTCGCCATGGCAATACACCATGGGGCATGGGGTGTTAGGTGGGAAAATGGTCAGTGGAATACAACAAGGACAAGATGCTGCCCAGTTGGCTCTTGATATCCTCAAAGGAGTTCCAATTGCAGACCTTCCAGTCATACGCAGACAGCAAAATGAATACATCTTTGACTATCGTCAGTTAAAGAAATTTAAAATCCCACAGAACATTCTTCCTCACAGTGCAAAAATTCTTTTTGAGCCACAGACACTGTTTTACAAATACAAAACACTTATTCTCATCGCCATCGGCTGTTTCCTGTGGCTGTCCATTACCATTCTTGTCCTGCTGCGTATGCTGCGGGAAAAAAACGAGACAACCGAACTTCTTAAACGAGAAGAAGAACGCCTTGAATCACTTCTTAAATTGAATGAACAAGAGAAAAATTCTGCTGACGAGCTTGTTCTGTTTAGTCTTGAAAAAGTTCGTAACCTGCTCAATGCAACAACAGCAGTATATCTCACCATAACTCCAGAACAAAAAGTGGATCGATACTGTATAAGCAAAGATCAGAACACTTCATGGCACTCCCTGCCTGAGCCGTTGCGTATCAATGATCTGGTTTCTCCGTGGGAGAAACTTGTTCAGCGGGAACAGACAGCTCGTCTTCAAGCTGAAAACTCCCGCACACCTGTTGTGTGGCCGTTGGGAATGAATAAATTTAAAAACAGCATTGCGTTACCTATCTGGGAACGAGAACAATTACGGGCACTCATAATATTAGGTGATGATACAGTCACGTTCTCAAAATCAGATGAACGCCAGCTCACACTAATGATGCAAGGTGTTACAAACCTTATCCAAAAACGCCGTGCACGGGAAAGGGAAGCTCAGCTTGCCGCAGAGCTTCGTCATTCACAAAAAATGGAGGCTCTCGGAACCGTTGCTGGTGGCATAGCGCATGACTTCAACAATATTATTGGAGCAATCAGTTCATGCTGTGAGCTTGCTCTAGATGATGTGCCAAGAGACAACCCTGCACATGAGGACATTAAGCAGGCTCTCAAAGCCGCGTACAGAGGTAAGCAGATTATTGGGCAAATCCGGAGATTCAGCAGCCGCACTGAAGTTGCTACTGAAATCATTTCTCTGCCTGCTCTTACGGAAGAATGTATCCAGCTTCTGCAAACGTTATTGCCTTCGACGATTGAAATTAAATTTTCATCAAAAGCTGAACATGGTGGAATGCTTCTCGCTGATGCTGGTGAACTGCATCAGGTAATCATGAACCTGTGCCTGAATGCAGACCACGCTATGTTCGGTATGCAGGGAATCCTCACCATTAATATTGAAGAAGTTGATGTCACTGAGGAGAATGACAATGTCCCGCATGAGCTACCCAATGGACAATACCTATGCTTGTCCGTATCTGACACCGGCATCGGAATACCAGAGGAACTGCTCCCGCGCATTTTCGACCCGTTCTTTACGACCAAAAAGGACAAGGGCGGTACAGGACTTGGATTATCTACCGTTCATGGAATCATTAAAAAATACGGCGGCACTGTTACTGTAGAAAGTAAAAGCAATGTAGAAACCACATTCCGTGTATATTTACCGGAAGTCGCAGCTGATTCGTGTGCTTGGTCTCCAGAGGCTGAACAACCCTCGACTCAAGGAACTGAACATATCCTCGTTGTAGATGACGATGAAGAAATGCTTTACTCTGTACATAAGTTCCTTATGCGACAAGGTTATACAGTAACAGCACAGCAAAGCAGCGCAGAAGCATTAAAACGCATACAGTCGAATCCAACTGAATTTGACCTGCTTCTGGCAGATCAAATTATGCCGGAACTGACAGGACTTGAACTCGCAAGTGCTATTTCCACCGTTGCACCTGACTTACGGGTCATAATTTACAGCGGCTTTGAGGGAAGCAACGTTGAGTTATTCATGCAGGAATCCGATAAAATCGGCATCTCTGCATTTCTTGCAAAACCATTCAGAAATTCAGATCTCGGAAACCTTATCCGTAACGTATTAGACTCTCAACAGGACGGCGCGCCATGGCCTTAG
- a CDS encoding HD-GYP domain-containing protein — MVSKLSHTALICLITYTILSISAHSAPDSALEPAYWPISGWFLACFIRFGIGIFPFLLGTVLVALSLSTPYLTFSGALVELFYYYIASVVIKTKSDSSISSKHIIFYTLIAISTGIGASAIPVFFQNIIFDFSNTSVFSVQNSILKLASITSVTPVALLLLYRNKIVFDKIRIQHILILALEILILVLQATLINTDVTNINYTTPLLIPITLWACLTLSFSLACWLVFFSTLITSIGLFFFQASYALSLDYILFIQLQTCIRSFSIIAFAALRYERDLESTKLRLVQNATLISLANLAETRDNETGSHIKRTQKYVSLLTSYLSVHTELKDQLPPKAVERICRSAPLHDIGKVGIPDSILLKPGPLTSGEFNKMKEHTIIGQKALEEAQEMLGQESFLETAQTMALTHHEKWDGTGYPQGLRGQDIPIEGRIMALADVYDALTSPRVYKAALSHSEASEIIISERNKQFDPLVVDAFEALAPEFSRIQTMDTKSLNMPKPTKISFSRPQKDSLLLMME; from the coding sequence ATGGTTAGTAAACTTTCACATACAGCTTTAATCTGCCTAATAACCTACACAATACTTTCCATTAGTGCACATTCAGCGCCTGATAGTGCTTTGGAGCCAGCTTATTGGCCTATTTCAGGTTGGTTTCTTGCCTGCTTTATCAGGTTTGGAATAGGCATCTTCCCATTTTTATTAGGCACTGTGCTTGTTGCCCTAAGCTTATCTACACCCTATTTAACATTTTCTGGAGCTCTTGTTGAACTTTTCTATTACTATATCGCTTCTGTTGTCATTAAGACAAAATCTGATTCTTCTATCTCCAGTAAGCATATTATTTTTTATACATTAATTGCAATAAGTACTGGAATTGGAGCATCTGCTATTCCAGTTTTTTTTCAAAACATAATTTTTGATTTTTCAAATACATCAGTATTCTCTGTTCAAAACTCAATTTTAAAGCTTGCAAGCATTACTTCTGTTACACCAGTCGCTCTGCTGTTATTATATCGTAATAAAATTGTATTCGATAAAATTCGAATTCAGCACATCCTAATACTAGCACTAGAGATACTAATTCTTGTTTTACAAGCTACATTAATTAATACTGATGTTACCAATATTAATTATACTACTCCGCTTTTAATCCCCATTACTCTATGGGCATGCCTAACTCTAAGCTTCAGTCTTGCATGTTGGCTGGTCTTTTTTTCAACACTTATTACATCGATAGGGCTTTTCTTCTTCCAAGCATCGTATGCGTTATCTCTGGACTATATTCTTTTTATCCAGCTACAAACATGCATACGATCATTTTCTATTATTGCTTTTGCTGCATTACGATATGAACGCGATTTAGAAAGCACAAAACTACGTCTTGTTCAAAACGCAACACTAATAAGTCTCGCTAACCTAGCTGAGACAAGAGACAATGAAACTGGGTCACATATCAAACGCACTCAAAAATATGTAAGCTTACTGACATCATATTTAAGTGTTCACACAGAATTGAAAGACCAACTGCCTCCCAAAGCTGTTGAGAGAATATGCCGTTCAGCCCCACTGCACGACATAGGTAAGGTGGGAATTCCCGATTCTATCCTGTTAAAACCTGGCCCCCTTACCTCAGGAGAATTTAACAAAATGAAAGAACACACTATTATTGGGCAAAAAGCTCTTGAAGAAGCGCAGGAAATGTTAGGGCAGGAATCATTTTTAGAAACAGCACAAACTATGGCCCTTACACACCATGAAAAATGGGACGGTACAGGATACCCTCAAGGGCTTCGGGGACAGGACATCCCTATCGAAGGACGAATTATGGCACTTGCTGATGTTTATGATGCCTTGACCTCTCCTAGAGTTTACAAGGCAGCGCTATCTCACTCTGAAGCATCTGAGATCATTATTTCTGAGCGTAATAAACAGTTCGATCCATTAGTTGTTGATGCATTTGAAGCACTAGCACCTGAATTCAGTCGTATCCAAACCATGGATACCAAGTCGCTTAACATGCCAAAACCAACAAAGATTTCTTTTTCAAGACCTCAAAAAGACAGCTTATTACTCATGATGGAGTAG
- a CDS encoding RidA family protein: MSEITRVTPGVRMSKATIFNGVAYLCGQVPDNSDCGIKDQARNMLEKVDALLKEVGSDRNHVLSVIVYLRDMKDFAGFNSVWDTWFEEGHAPARACVETRLARPELLCEVSVTAAVIAK, translated from the coding sequence ATGTCTGAAATTACTCGCGTTACCCCAGGCGTCCGTATGAGCAAAGCAACCATTTTTAACGGCGTAGCTTACCTGTGCGGACAGGTTCCAGACAATTCTGATTGTGGCATCAAAGATCAGGCACGCAACATGCTTGAAAAAGTTGATGCTCTCTTGAAAGAAGTAGGCAGCGACAGAAATCACGTTCTTTCAGTGATTGTATACCTTAGAGACATGAAAGACTTTGCCGGTTTCAACTCCGTATGGGACACATGGTTTGAAGAAGGCCATGCACCAGCACGTGCATGTGTTGAAACCCGACTCGCAAGACCGGAACTTCTTTGCGAAGTTTCTGTAACCGCAGCAGTGATCGCTAAGTAA
- a CDS encoding NAD(P)/FAD-dependent oxidoreductase codes for MSHYDVVVIGAGPAGLSCGATLAEMGLDTLVLDEQIHLGGQIYRNVESTSAAQLEFFGEDYAQGRAIVQRFRKSNAKYQGGAMVWQVEGDGTVCYSCDGVSKQISSNYVVIATGAMERPVPLKGWTLPGVLGAGAANNLAKEAGLSPNGKVVLCGSGPLLLLEASLLIKKGVQIEAILDTTPLIPSFSTIKHLPRALLRTDFLLKGLKILWDINKSKVRYLRGVSDLKMLGQDKVEQVECTHKGEKVTIPTDVALLHFGVIPNTHVMRQVGCEMRWDTELRYWHPVCDQWGRTNHDRVFVAGDGGYVSGAVAAGLKGDLAGLEIAHSLGILSASTRDEMAKPISAKITKDKHPRPFIDAMYAPRAGQYGFENETVVCRCENVTVGEIREVISQGAHDPNEIKIITRAGMGPCQGRMCGAAINELLAEELESTPDEVGYLTIRPPLKGVPLSEIAAMSFSEASGPADLFKNQK; via the coding sequence ATGAGTCATTATGATGTTGTTGTGATCGGCGCAGGTCCTGCCGGTCTCTCCTGCGGAGCAACACTTGCCGAAATGGGCCTTGATACCCTTGTTCTTGATGAGCAGATTCATCTCGGCGGACAGATTTACCGCAACGTGGAATCCACCTCAGCGGCCCAGCTGGAGTTCTTCGGGGAAGATTACGCCCAAGGTCGTGCCATCGTGCAGCGTTTCAGAAAAAGTAACGCAAAGTACCAAGGCGGCGCCATGGTATGGCAAGTCGAAGGCGACGGCACTGTTTGCTACAGTTGTGACGGAGTCTCAAAACAGATCTCCTCTAACTATGTAGTTATTGCAACAGGTGCTATGGAGCGCCCTGTTCCTCTCAAGGGTTGGACACTTCCGGGTGTTCTTGGTGCCGGTGCAGCAAACAACCTTGCCAAAGAAGCAGGACTTTCCCCTAACGGAAAAGTAGTCCTCTGCGGCAGCGGTCCTCTGTTACTGCTTGAAGCCTCCTTGCTGATCAAAAAGGGCGTTCAGATTGAAGCTATTCTGGATACTACTCCTCTTATTCCTTCTTTCTCAACAATCAAGCATCTTCCGCGTGCACTGCTTAGAACAGATTTCTTGCTCAAGGGCCTTAAGATCCTCTGGGATATTAACAAGTCCAAAGTTCGCTACTTGCGTGGAGTATCCGACCTTAAAATGCTTGGCCAGGACAAAGTTGAGCAGGTTGAATGCACTCACAAAGGGGAAAAAGTCACCATCCCTACTGATGTAGCTCTGCTGCATTTCGGTGTTATTCCAAACACCCACGTGATGCGTCAGGTTGGCTGCGAAATGCGCTGGGACACAGAGCTTCGTTACTGGCACCCTGTTTGTGACCAGTGGGGACGTACAAACCACGACAGAGTATTCGTAGCCGGTGACGGCGGCTATGTTTCCGGCGCTGTTGCTGCTGGTTTGAAAGGTGACCTCGCAGGATTAGAGATTGCCCATAGCCTTGGCATTCTTTCCGCTAGCACCCGTGATGAAATGGCAAAGCCAATTTCTGCAAAAATCACAAAAGACAAGCATCCTAGACCATTCATCGATGCAATGTATGCACCACGTGCAGGTCAGTATGGATTCGAAAACGAAACAGTTGTCTGCCGTTGTGAAAACGTAACTGTTGGTGAAATCCGTGAAGTCATCAGTCAGGGTGCTCATGATCCTAACGAGATCAAAATAATCACCCGCGCCGGCATGGGACCATGTCAGGGAAGAATGTGCGGAGCAGCAATCAACGAACTTCTTGCGGAAGAGCTGGAATCCACACCGGACGAAGTTGGCTATTTAACCATTCGTCCTCCTTTAAAAGGTGTACCGCTTAGCGAAATTGCCGCAATGAGCTTTTCTGAAGCTTCAGGCCCTGCAGATTTATTTAAGAACCAAAAGTAG
- a CDS encoding (2Fe-2S)-binding protein, protein MFKIDPSQAQQTVTVLLDGKHKALPAGMSVAAALLSCGEIISRVSPSSKKPCSPHCLMGVCYECLMEIDGSKKQACMTEVAEGMVINRNFTQEEDN, encoded by the coding sequence ATGTTTAAAATCGATCCTTCACAAGCTCAGCAGACAGTAACTGTTCTGCTCGATGGTAAACATAAAGCTCTTCCTGCAGGAATGAGTGTAGCAGCAGCTCTTTTAAGTTGTGGAGAAATCATCTCCCGTGTTTCCCCTTCATCAAAAAAGCCGTGCAGCCCGCACTGCCTGATGGGTGTCTGCTATGAATGCCTCATGGAAATCGATGGCAGCAAAAAGCAGGCGTGCATGACAGAAGTTGCAGAAGGAATGGTAATTAACCGTAACTTCACGCAAGAGGAGGACAACTAA